One stretch of Punica granatum isolate Tunisia-2019 chromosome 5, ASM765513v2, whole genome shotgun sequence DNA includes these proteins:
- the LOC116208520 gene encoding importin subunit alpha-2: MSLRPNARTEVRRNRYKVAVDADEGRRRREDNLVEIRKSKREESLLKKRREGLQAQQFPSPAAVHAANMEKKLESLPQMVAGVWSDNGTLQLEATTQFRKLLSIERSPPIEEVIQSGVVPRFVEFLLREDFPQLQFEAAWALTNIASGTSENTKVVIDSGAVPIFVKLLASPSDDVREQAVWALGNVAGDSPRCRDLVLSHGALIPLLAQLNEHAKLSMLRNATWTLSNFCRGKPQPPFEQVRPALPALERLVHSNDEEVLTDACWALSYLSDGTNDKIQAVIEAGVCPRLVLLLAHPSPSVLIPALRTVGNIVTGDDIQTQCIINNGALPSLLSLLTNNHKKSIKKEACWTISNITAGNRDQIQAVIEAGLIGPLVNLLQNAEFDIKKEAAWAISNATSGGTHDQIKFLAGQGCIKPLCDLLICPDPRIVTVCLEGLENILKVGEAEKAKGTTGDVNIYAQMIDDAEGLEKIENLQSHDNNEIYEKAVKILETYWLEEEDETLPPGDNAQGGFQFGGSELPVPSGGFNFS; encoded by the exons ATGTCGCTGAGGCCTAACGCGAGGACGGAGGTCCGCCGGAACAGGTACAAGGTCGCGGTCGACGCTGATGAGGGGCGTCGGCGGCGGGAGGACAACCTGGTGGAGATCCGCAAGAGCAAGCGCGAGGAGAGCTTGCTGAAGAAGCGCCGCGAGGGCCTCCAGGCTCAGCAGTTCCCTAGCCCCGCCGCTGTCCATGCCGCTAACATGGAGAAGAAG CTCGAGAGCCTTCCACAAATGGTTGCTGGTGTATGGTCAGACAATGGCACTTTGCAACTGGAAGCGACTACGCAATTTAGAAAACTGCTTTCAATTG AGCGGAGTCCTCCCATTGAGGAGGTTATCCAGTCTGGTGTTGTTCCTCGGTTCGTTGAGTTCCTATTAAGAGAAGATTTTCCACAGCTTCAG TTTGAAGCGGCATGGGCACTCACGAACATTGCGTCTGGCACATCTGAGAACACTAAGGTTGTAATTGATTCTGGGGCAGTCCCGATATTTGTGAAGCTGCTGGCTTCACCTAGTGATGATGTTCGTGAGCAG GCTGTGTGGGCATTGGGAAATGTTGCTGGTGACTCACCCAGATGCCGTGATCTAGTTCTTAGTCATGGGGCCTTGATTCCTTTGCTCGCTCAattaaatgaacatgcaaagCTCTCGATGTTGAGGAATGCCACATGGACTCTCTCAAACTTCTGTAGAGGGAAGCCACAGCCTCCATTTGAGCAG GTGAGACCAGCACTGCCAGCTCTCGAGCGGCTTGTGCATTCAAATGATGAGGAAGTCTTGACCGATGCCTGTTGGGCACTTTCTTATCTTTCGGATGGTACAAACGATAAAATTCAAGCTGTAATTGAGGCTGGTGTCTGTCCTCGATTGGTTCTGCTCCTTGC TCATCCTTCTCCTTCTGTTCTCATTCCTGCCCTTCGCACGGTTGGGAATATTGTAACTGGAGATGATATCCAAACCCAG TGTATAATTAACAATGGTGCATTACCAAGCCTGTTGAGCCTGTTGACAAATAATCATAAGAAGAGCATCAAGAAAGAAGCATGTTGGACTATCTCAAATATCACTGCTGGAAACAGGGATCAGATACAG GCTGTCATAGAAGCCGGTCTGATTGGACCTCTTGTTAATCTACTTCAAAATGCTGAGTTTGATATAAAGAAGGAGGCTGCATGGGCAATATCCAATGCCACCTCTGGTGGCACCCATGATCAAATCAA GTTTCTGGCGGGTCAGGGATGTATCAAGCCACTGTGTGATCTCCTCATTTGCCCTGATCCAAGGATCGTGACTGTCTGCCTAGAGGGACTGGAGAACATCCTGAAGGTTGGGGAGGCAGAGAAGGCCAAGGGAACCACTGGGGATGTCAATATTTATGCCCAGATGATTGATGATGCTGAGGGCCTTGAGAAGATTGAGAATCTACAGAGTCATGacaacaatgaaatatatgaaaaggCAGTGAAGATTCTTGAGACTTATTGgttggaggaggaggatgagaCCTTGCCTCCAGGTGATAATGCACAGGGAGGATTCCAGTTTGGCGGTAGTGAGCTTCCAGTTCCATCGGGTGGGTTCAACTTCAGTTGA
- the LOC116208357 gene encoding importin subunit alpha-2-like, which translates to MSLRPNARTEVRRNRYKVAVDADEGRRRREDNLVEIRKSKREESLLKKRREGLQAQQFPSAAAVLASNMEKKLESLPQMVTGVWSDDGPMQLEATTQFRKLLSIERSPPIEEVIQSGVVPRFVEFLMREDFPQLQFEAAWALTNIASGTSENTKVVIDSGAVPIFVKLLASPSDDVREQAVWALGNVAGDSPRCRDLVLNHGALIPLLAQLNEHAKLSMLRNATWTLSNFCRGKPQPPFEQVRPALPALERLVHSNDEEVLTDACWALSYLSDGTNDKIQAVIDAGVCPRLVLLLAHPSPSVLIPALRTVGNIVTGDDFQTQCIINTGALPSLLSLLTHNHKKSIKKEACWTISNITAGNRDQIQAVIEAGLITPLVNLLQNAEFDIKKEAAWAISNATSGGTHDQIKYLVSQGCIKPLCDLLICPDPRIVTVCLEGLENILKIGEAEKAQGTSGDVNVCAQMIDDAEGLEKIENLQSHDNNEIYEKAVKILETYWMEEEDETLPPGDNAQGGFQFGGGELPVPSGGFNFS; encoded by the exons ATGTCGCTGAGGCCCAACGCGAGGACGGAGGTCCGCCGGAACAGGTACAAGGTCGCCGTCGACGCCGATGAGGGGCGGCGGCGGAGGGAGGACAACCTGGTGGAGATCCGCAAGAGCAAGCGCGAGGAGAGCTTGCTGAAGAAGCGCCGCGAGGGCCTCCAGGCCCAGCAGTTCCCCAGCGCCGCTGCCGTCCTTGCCTCCAACATGGAGAAGAAG CTGGAGAGTCTTCCACAGATGGTTACTGGTGTCTGGTCAGACGACGGCCCTATGCAACTGGAGGCAACGACGCAATTCAGAAAACTGCTCTCAATTG AGAGGAGTCCTCCCATTGAGGAAGTTATACAGTCTGGTGTTGTTCCTCGGTTCGTTGAGTTTCTAATGAGAGAAGATTTTCCGCAGCTTCAG TTTGAAGCAGCATGGGCTCTCACAAATATTGCATCTGGCACATCCGAAAATACTAAGGTTGTAATTGACTCGGGGGCAGTCCCAATATTTGTGAAGCTGCTGGCCTCGCCGAGTGATGATGTCCGCGAACAG GCTGTGTGGGCTTTGGGAAATGTTGCTGGTGACTCGCCCAGGTGCCGTGATCTAGTTCTCAATCACGGAGCTTTGATTCCTTTGCTTGCTCAGTTGAATGAGCATGCCAAGCTCTCGATGTTGAGGAATGCCACATGGACTCTTTCAAACTTCTGTAGAGGAAAGCCACAGCCTCCATTTGAACAG GTGAGGCCGGCACTCCCAGCTCTGGAGCGTCTTGTGCATTCAAATGATGAGGAAGTACTGACAGATGCCTGTTGGGCGCTTTCGTACCTTTCTGATGGTACAAATGATAAAATCCAAGCTGTCATTGATGCCGGTGTCTGTCCTCGATTGGTCCTGCTCCTTGC TCATCCTTCCCCTTCTGTTCTCATTCCTGCACTTCGCACGGTCGGAAATATTGTTACTGGAGATGATTTCCAGACCCAG TGTATAATTAATACTGGTGCATTGCCGAGCCTTTTGAGCCTGTTAACACACAATCACAAAAAGAGCATCAAGAAAGAAGCATGTTGGACCATCTCGAATATCACTGCTGGTAACAGGGACCAGATACAG GCTGTGATAGAAGCTGGTCTGATTACCCCTCTTGTTAATCTACTTCAAAATGCTGAGTTTGATATAAAGAAGGAGGCTGCATGGGCAATATCCAATGCCACCTCTGGAGGCACCCATGATCAAATCAA GTATCTGGTGAGCCAAGGATGTATCAAACCACTATGCGATCTCCTCATATGCCCCGATCCAAGGATTGTGACGGTCTGTCTAGAGGGACTGGAAAACATCCTAAAGATTGGCGAGGCAGAGAAGGCTCAGGGAACCAGCGGGGATGTCAATGTTTGTGCCCAGATGATTGATGATGCTGAGGGCCTAGAGAAGATTGAGAATCTGCAGAGTCATGACAACAACGAGATATACGAAAAGGCAGTGAAGATTCTCGAGACTTATTGGAtggaggaagaggatgagACCTTGCCTCCAGGTGATAATGCACAAGGTGGATTCCAGTTTGGAGGAGGCGAGCTTCCAGTTCCATCGGGTGGTTTCAACTTCAGTTGA
- the LOC116206950 gene encoding uncharacterized protein LOC116206950 produces MERLALVAPKGLDELRHKLMVYRAGDLWLPTGGVRKEDMVIPPVVTVLLVGLSGTWKSSLVNLMCSVLGRAGLIPFAQTSNGSSRQTSVFLEEHNVLRSTRSGFCVYNSRGLDMDRTIEGLEEVRGWMSCGVRHYQPCLRPGDGEELVRDGSMPPLSSARFNTRQVNCVLVVANASAIYSSLKACDAKALEATAELFHCPAIRKSNKTSSGDSIHIAIASSSTYMPSFVVFYDQVDLCFNDPRDHTALCARAVIHSKLELQFSR; encoded by the exons ATGGAGAGGCTGGCCCTCGTGGCTCCCAAGGGGCTCGACGAGCTGAGGCACAAGCTTATGGTGTACAGGGCTGGGGACCTGTGGCTGCCCACTGGCGGAGTGAGGAAGGAGGATATGGTGATCCCGCCTGTCGTGACGGTGCTGCTGGTGGGGCTCTCCGGGACCTGGAAGAGCTCCCTCGTGAACTTGATGTGCAGCGTGCTTGGGCGTGCCGGCCTTATCCCCTTTGCTCAGACTTCCA ATGGATCATCGAGGCAGACTTCGGTGTTCTTGGAGGAGCACAACGTGCTTCGGTCGACACGGAGCGGATTCTGTGTATACAACAGCAGGGGACTGGACATGGACCGGACGATCGAGGGGCTCGAAGAGGTCAGGGGGTGGATGAGTTGCGGGGTCCGGCATTACCAGCCTTGCCTGAGACCAGGGGATGGTGAGGAGCTTGTAAGGGACGGAAGCATGCCGCCATTGTCGTCAGCCAGATTTAACACGAGACAGGTCAATTGTGTTTTGGTGGTGGCCAACGCCTCGGCGATTTACAGCTCCCTCAAGGCTTGTGATGCGAAGGCTTTGGAGGCCACAGCAGAGCTCTTCCATTGCCCTGCCATCAGGAAATCCAATAAGACCTCTTCTGGCGATTCAATCCATATAGCCATCGCCTCAAGTTCGACGTATATGCCTTCTTTTGTAGTATTTTATGATCAAGTAGATCTTTGCTTTAACGACCCTCGCGATCATACCGCATTGTGTGCCCGAGCAGTGATTCACTCAAAACTCGAGCTGCAATTTTCCAG GTGA
- the LOC116206714 gene encoding GATA transcription factor 16-like: MSTVEMYDSSDKGSESLSGISSEESQAAEPKKTCADCGTTKTPLWRGGPAGPKSLCNACGIRSRKKRRAILGGGAAEEKKPKKSNNGSSPSSKLGDSLKQRLMALGREVMMQRSSVERQRKQQQLGEEEQAAVLLMALSYGSVYA, encoded by the exons ATGTCGACCGTAGAAATGTATGATTCGAGCGACAAA GGGTCGGAGTCCTTAAGCGGGATCTCGTCTGAGGAGAGCCAGGCTGCGGAGCCGAAGAAGACCTGCGCCGATTGCGGGACCACCAAGACCCCTCTCTGGCGAGGCGGCCCCGCCGGCCCTAAG TCACTGTGCAATGCGTGCGGGATCAGGAGCCGGAAGAAGAGGCGGGCGATACTCGGCGGCGGGGCAGCCGAAGAGAAGAAACCCAAGAAGAGCAACAACGGCAGCAGCCCGTCGAGCAAGCTGGGGGATTCGCTGAAGCAGAGGCTGATGGCTCTGGGGAGGGAAGTGATGATGCAGAGGTCGAGCGTGGAGAGGCAgaggaagcagcagcagctagGGGAGGAAGAGCAGGCGGCTGTTCTATTAATGGCGCTCTCTTACGGCTCTGTCTACGCCTAA
- the LOC116206877 gene encoding uncharacterized protein LOC116206877 → MERLILRMAISLMAIFMIIPNSTCTPPKTTSKVDQIECTMCSACENPCGQVLSPPPPPPSASSNCPPPPSPPSSGGGGGGLYYYSPPPPSQPTYNPPPYSGGGGGGGGGYFPPPNYGNYPTPPPPNPIVPYFPYYYYNPPHATGSSSGPLRCSLAISSIVTLLVSSLW, encoded by the coding sequence ATGGAGAGGTTGATCCTAAGAATGGCAATCTCCCTAATGGCCATCTTCATGATCATACCAAATTCCACCTGCACTCCACCAAAGACAACATCAAAGGTCGACCAAATAGAATGCACAATGTGCTCTGCCTGTGAAAACCCGTGCGGCCAAGTCCTCTCGCCGCCTCCGCCGCCCCCCTCCGCAAGCTCCAACTGCCCCCCACCGCCATCACCTCCGAGCTCCGGCGGCGGTGGTGGCGGATTATACTACTACTCCCCGCCTCCCCCATCCCAACCAACTTACAATCCACCCCCTTACAGCGGCGGCGGTGGCGGAGGAGGGGGAGGGTACTTCCCGCCGCCCAATTACGGGAACTACCCGACCCCGCCGCCGCCGAATCCAATCGTGCCATACTTCCCATATTACTACTACAACCCTCCCCATGCCACAGGGTCCAGCTCCGGCCCCTTGAGGTGCTCTCTGGCGATTTCTTCCATCGTCACCCTGCTTGTAAGCTCACTCTGGTGA